AACCACTCAAGATCATTAGAATATATAACCTGTATGTGGGTCTCACTCCAATGTGACTCAAATTGATCACTAAGCCAAACACTAGCCCAAGTACCCCTCAAGGTTAAAAACTCCTACAAAATGGTATTTAAAAGAACACATCACTCAAATAGCAATAGACATGTTCATTTGTCAttttcaatgtgtaaccatacacaatCATATACCACCTTAAAGACCTAGATGACTAGGACAAGTCATCCTACCTACATGAGAGGTAGCGCACACAACACTATTCAACTACTCGAGTTCATGAACCATTGTGAACAATATAAATGTAAGGATGTTAAACCAATTCGACCTACTTCTGAAAGCTTGTTAGCTTGCCCATGGTTATAGTGTGGAATGGCTCAGATAGGCAAGCCTGGGTTTGAGCAGAGAGTTCTTGTGCAACGAAGCGCATGGTGGGGCGTGACTCAGGATTGGCACGCGTGCACGCCAAGGCTATCGTGACCACAAACACCACTTCCTCTCCCAGTCGGCCTGTGGGAGCTGGGAGCCTCTGATCTAGCATGTCCTTCAAGAACAACCCTGAATCATCAGATATTGCTGGAGAATGCAGCGAAAGTAGGAGCTCCCCTGGGTGCCTTCCCAGCATCACTTCCAATGCCACCACCCCAAAGCTATACACATCGCACTTGTCCGTGACCCTCATTGTAAGTGCAAGCTCTgcaaatcaagaaaacaaaattagctTCCTAAAAACACATTCTGATCAACTAATATAAAACAGAATGGATAAAAATTATCTTCAGTTTACCTGGGGCAATGTAGCCATAAGACCCTGCAACTGCAGTCCAGTTGGATGAATTCGGGTCCAACAATCTCGCTGTGCCAAAGTCTGAGAGCCGTGGCTCAAAATCTGACTCCAGCAAGATATTGTTCAGAGTAACATCACGGTGGACAATGGGCGGAGAGCAGTCATGATGTAAGTAAGCAAGCGCATGAGCCACTCCCCGCACAATCGTAACTCTTGTGGCCCACCCCAGCTCCACTTTCCCTTCCTCCCCATATAGTACTTTCCCCAAACTACCTCTCTCTATGTAGTTATACACTAAGTACATGAATCCATTCCTGGAATGGAACCCATGAAGTTTAATGATATTCCTATGCCGAACTTCTCTCAGAGTGACAGTTTCACTTTCAAAACTCTGCCTATTTGTTGCTGGAAGGTCGCTGGAGTCTAAAATATGGAGTCTTTTAACCGCAACAATCTGACCCTCTGGTAATACCGCTTTGTAAACAGTCCCAAATCCTCCTTTTCCAATACAGTACTTATCGCTGAAGTCTTCAGTGGCTTTCACAATATCCCCAAATGTGAATTTTCCCAGTCTTTCCCAAATCAAGGGCGTGCCACTCCGATCCTTTTCTAGACTATCGATCTCTTCATCATGGTGTTGAGTTCGCCCTCGAAGTATAAGAATTGCAGCAATAACAATTGCAAGTAATAAGAGGCCACAGACTGGAACAATGACAGCAATTAGAATCTTGGTTTTATTGTTTGACTTGCTGCTTGGGGAACTTGAAGAACAAGGACTTAATCCTTCTGCATCTCCACACAAACCCGAGTTTCCAGTATAAATTGCCCGCTTGAAGACATCGCCAGTTGGGATTGAACCTGTCAGTTCATTGTATGAGAAATCAGAGGAGTTTAGACTAACCATGCCTGATAATGATGGGATTCTCCCTGTGAGATGATTATGTGAGACATTCAGGTTCTCCAACGAGGCAAGCTTCCCCAGGTCTGAAGGGATTGTCCCAGAGAGCGAATTGCTACTGAGATCCAAAAGGTACTGCAAGGAGAACAAGTTTCCAAGCTCTGAAGGTATTTCTCCTGACAAATTATTGTTGCCCAAGTTCAAGCTCAACAAGCGCTCACAATTCCCCAGCTCTTTTGGTATGCTTCCACTGAAATTGTTTCCTGCTAAATTCAGATAATTGAGATTAGTTAAATTGCCTATGAACTGGGGGATGTCTCCTGTCAGATGATTTTTACCTAAGCTGAGGTTGAACAATTGGCTTAAATTCGTCAGTTCCACTGGAATTTGCCCACTCAATTCATTGGAATCCAGGCTCAGAACCCCCAGTTGTGACAACTTCCCAAGCTCAGCTGGGATTTCTCCAGAAATTTTATTCCCATCCACCTGCAAGCTAGTGAGCTTTTGACATTCCCCCCAGTCAGGTGAAAGCTCACCTGAAAATCGATTGCCATtcagagaaagaaaaacaagactaGGATGAACTCCAAATGCCTCGGAAATATCTCCAGTGAATTGGTTCCCTTCAAGACGGACTCGAGTTAGCCCCGTGCAGTTCCTCAAGCAATCTGGCAATGGTCCTGTGAAGTTGTTGCCTCTATTTACCGTTAAATATTGAAGAGCAAGACCATTACATAATCCGGGAGGCAATTCTCCTGAGAGGCTGTTGTTGGAAAAACTGACATACCTCAGATTGAGGCTGTTCTTCCCAAGTTCAGTCGGAATGGTGCCTGAGAAATTGTTGGTGAACACGGAGAGTCTCTCTAGATTATTGAGGAGTGACAATGTCTCTGGCAGCTCTCCATGCAATTTGTTAGTGTTGAGATCAAGAACAGTCAATGATGTCAAGTTACCAATCTCTGGAGGAATTGTTCCAGTGAGATTGTTTTCATAAAGATGTAAGGTAGTAAGCTGTGTGAGATTCCACTCTACTACAGGGATTGGACCCGAAAGCTGATTTTGTGAAAGGTCTAGTTGAAGCAAGTCTTTCAAATTCCCAATCTCTGATGGGATTGCCCCGGACAGCATATTATTATACAGGAAAAGGTAATTCAGCTTTTCCAAAAGGCCAATCTCAGATGGGATTTTTCCAGTGAAGCTATTGTTCTGAACTTGCAAAGAGATCAGTTCAGTCCAATTAGTGATGAAATAAGGGGAGATCTCACCAGATAAAAAATTGTCTGACAAACCCAACTCGGATATATAGTTAAGATTGGTGAAGGAAGAAGGAATCACCCCGTATAGTGAGTTCACAGCTAGAGATAAGAAGGTGAGATTAGCACAAGAGCCAAGCTCAGATGGAATTGTAGAATTCAGGGCATTTCTTTGGATATCGAGTATCTGAAGCTTTCTGAGCTGACCTATAGAAGAAGGAATCTGCCCTTCAAATGAATTGTTgtacatttctaatatttgaagaTCAGAGAGCGTACCGATTTCTTCAGGA
Above is a genomic segment from Vitis riparia cultivar Riparia Gloire de Montpellier isolate 1030 chromosome 7, EGFV_Vit.rip_1.0, whole genome shotgun sequence containing:
- the LOC117918742 gene encoding MDIS1-interacting receptor like kinase 2-like; this encodes MRIGIKSMAMTHSAPPFLIHILFLALLPLKITTSPTTEAEALIKWKNSLISSPPLNSSWSLTNIGNLCNWTGIACYTTGSISVINLSETQLEGTLAQFDFGSFPNLTGLNLSTNSKLNGSIPSTIYNLSKLTFLDLSHNFFDGNITSKIGGLTELQYLSFYNNYLVGTIPYQITNLQKLWYLDLGSNYLQSPDWSKFSSMPLLTRLSFNYNELASEFPGFITDCRNLTYLDLAQNQLTGAIPESVFSNLGKLEFLNFTDNSFRGPLSSNISRLSKLQNLRLGRNQFSGSIPEEIGTLSDLQILEMYNNSFEGQIPSSIGQLRKLQILDIQRNALNSTIPSELGSCANLTFLSLAVNSLYGVIPSSFTNLNYISELGLSDNFLSGEISPYFITNWTELISLQVQNNSFTGKIPSEIGLLEKLNYLFLYNNMLSGAIPSEIGNLKDLLQLDLSQNQLSGPIPVVEWNLTQLTTLHLYENNLTGTIPPEIGNLTSLTVLDLNTNKLHGELPETLSLLNNLERLSVFTNNFSGTIPTELGKNSLNLRYVSFSNNSLSGELPPGLCNGLALQYLTVNRGNNFTGPLPDCLRNCTGLTRVRLEGNQFTGDISEAFGVHPSLVFLSLNGNRFSGELSPDWGECQKLTSLQVDGNKISGEIPAELGKLSQLGVLSLDSNELSGQIPVELTNLSQLFNLSLGKNHLTGDIPQFIGNLTNLNYLNLAGNNFSGSIPKELGNCERLLSLNLGNNNLSGEIPSELGNLFSLQYLLDLSSNSLSGTIPSDLGKLASLENLNVSHNHLTGRIPSLSGMVSLNSSDFSYNELTGSIPTGDVFKRAIYTGNSGLCGDAEGLSPCSSSSPSSKSNNKTKILIAVIVPVCGLLLLAIVIAAILILRGRTQHHDEEIDSLEKDRSGTPLIWERLGKFTFGDIVKATEDFSDKYCIGKGGFGTVYKAVLPEGQIVAVKRLHILDSSDLPATNRQSFESETVTLREVRHRNIIKLHGFHSRNGFMYLVYNYIERGSLGKVLYGEEGKVELGWATRVTIVRGVAHALAYLHHDCSPPIVHRDVTLNNILLESDFEPRLSDFGTARLLDPNSSNWTAVAGSYGYIAPELALTMRVTDKCDVYSFGVVALEVMLGRHPGELLLSLHSPAISDDSGLFLKDMLDQRLPAPTGRLGEEVVFVVTIALACTRANPESRPTMRFVAQELSAQTQACLSEPFHTITMGKLTSFQK